One Chryseobacterium sp. StRB126 genomic region harbors:
- the asnS gene encoding asparagine--tRNA ligase has product MKKQTIKEILKDYKKVLHHDITVYGWVRSFRANRFIALNDGSTINNLQIVVDFENFDEELIKNISTASSLKVVGEVVESQGAGQSVEIVAKKIIILGDNFTEELQSTILQPKKHSLEKLREQAHLRFRTNLFGAVFRVRHAVSFAIHSFFNQNQFFYINTPVITGADAEGAGEMFGVTNFDLNNMPKTEEGEIDFAQDFFGKKTNLTVSGQLEGETAAMGLGRIYTFGPTFRAENSNTTRHLAEFWMIEPEVAFNNLEDNIDLAEDFLKYVIQYVLDNCKDDLEFLDKRFEEEQKSKPEKERAKEGLIEKLQNVIAKRFKRVSYTEAIEILLNSKENKKGKFAYPVEKWGADLQSEHERYLVEKHFECPVVLFDYPKEIKAFYMKLNEDNKTVAAMDVLFPGIGEIIGGSEREARLDVLKQKMAEMHVDEHELWWYLDTRKFGSVPHAGFGLGLERLVLFVTGMTNIRDVIPFPRTPKSAEF; this is encoded by the coding sequence ATGAAAAAGCAAACGATCAAAGAAATCCTAAAGGATTACAAGAAAGTATTACATCATGACATTACAGTTTACGGATGGGTAAGATCATTCCGTGCTAATCGCTTTATTGCACTTAATGATGGTTCTACGATTAATAATTTGCAGATAGTTGTTGATTTCGAAAATTTTGATGAAGAACTCATTAAGAATATTAGCACGGCTTCTTCTCTTAAAGTAGTGGGTGAAGTAGTGGAAAGCCAGGGAGCAGGACAATCTGTAGAAATTGTTGCTAAAAAGATCATTATTTTAGGAGATAACTTTACAGAAGAGCTTCAAAGCACCATTCTTCAGCCTAAAAAACACAGCTTGGAGAAACTTCGTGAGCAGGCTCACTTAAGATTCAGAACCAATTTATTTGGTGCTGTTTTCAGAGTACGTCATGCCGTAAGTTTTGCGATTCACTCATTCTTCAATCAAAACCAGTTCTTCTATATCAACACTCCGGTCATTACAGGTGCAGATGCTGAAGGAGCAGGAGAAATGTTTGGAGTAACCAACTTCGATCTGAACAATATGCCCAAAACTGAAGAGGGAGAAATTGATTTCGCTCAGGACTTCTTTGGTAAGAAAACCAACCTTACGGTTTCAGGACAGCTTGAAGGAGAAACTGCTGCTATGGGATTAGGAAGAATTTATACATTCGGGCCTACTTTCCGTGCAGAGAACTCAAACACGACAAGACACCTTGCAGAATTCTGGATGATTGAGCCGGAAGTTGCATTCAACAACCTTGAAGATAACATCGATCTTGCAGAAGATTTCTTAAAATATGTCATTCAGTATGTATTGGATAACTGCAAAGACGATCTTGAGTTCTTAGACAAGCGTTTTGAAGAAGAACAAAAATCAAAACCTGAAAAAGAGAGAGCAAAAGAAGGTCTTATCGAAAAACTTCAGAATGTAATCGCTAAACGTTTCAAACGAGTAAGCTATACAGAAGCTATTGAGATTTTATTAAACTCAAAAGAAAATAAGAAAGGAAAATTTGCTTATCCTGTTGAAAAATGGGGGGCAGATCTTCAGTCTGAGCACGAAAGATATTTGGTTGAAAAACATTTTGAGTGCCCGGTTGTATTGTTCGATTATCCGAAAGAAATTAAAGCTTTCTATATGAAGCTGAACGAAGACAACAAAACGGTTGCAGCAATGGACGTTCTTTTCCCAGGTATCGGTGAAATCATCGGTGGATCTGAAAGAGAAGCGAGATTAGATGTTTTAAAACAGAAAATGGCAGAAATGCATGTAGATGAACACGAACTTTGGTGGTATTTAGATACCCGAAAATTCGGTTCTGTACCGCATGCTGGTTTTGGTTTAGGGTTAGAAAGATTAGTTCTTTTTGTAACAGGAATGACGAATATCAGAGATGTAATTCCTTTCCCAAGGACGCCGAAAAGCGCTGAATTCTAG
- a CDS encoding CDP-alcohol phosphatidyltransferase family protein, whose translation MKNIPYLLILSRFIIAFIILYLGYYVGEPARKYILILMYFGLFTDIFDGIIARKTGVSSEKLRRLDSQTDLVFWLSLGFASYFLNPDLIINEWKSILLIFIMETLCYIVSIWKFGKETCTHAFLAKMWGLSLLLAFTYLIGFQEAGWIFDWAVILGLVSHLDVILIIVFLPQWQYDVPSCYHALKIRNGKQRKKTIFFN comes from the coding sequence ATGAAAAATATACCTTATTTATTAATCCTATCCCGCTTTATTATAGCCTTTATTATTCTGTATCTGGGATATTATGTAGGAGAACCGGCCCGTAAATATATTCTGATTCTGATGTATTTTGGACTGTTTACCGATATTTTTGACGGAATTATTGCCCGAAAGACAGGAGTTTCTTCAGAAAAATTAAGAAGACTGGATAGCCAGACTGATCTTGTCTTCTGGTTATCTCTGGGATTTGCTTCTTATTTCCTGAATCCGGATCTGATTATTAATGAATGGAAAAGTATTCTGCTGATCTTCATTATGGAAACATTGTGCTATATTGTTAGTATCTGGAAATTCGGAAAAGAAACTTGTACGCATGCCTTTTTAGCCAAAATGTGGGGATTGAGTCTTTTGCTGGCCTTTACCTATTTGATAGGTTTTCAGGAAGCAGGCTGGATCTTTGATTGGGCTGTGATCCTGGGGTTGGTTTCTCATCTGGATGTTATCCTGATTATTGTATTTCTTCCCCAATGGCAATATGATGTTCCAAGCTGTTATCATGCTCTGAAAATCAGGAACGGAAAGCAAAGAAAAAAGACCATTTTCTTTAATTAA
- a CDS encoding LA_2272 family surface repeat-containing protein encodes MNKINGVQLSLINMEPSVTNGLEINVSSNINTYAITNGMAVSPLYNLHHKIKGVSVAPFANVGQKCRGLQIGLYNSCKDFRGIQIGAWNENGKRKLPFINWNFKKQKINVQP; translated from the coding sequence ATGAATAAGATTAATGGAGTTCAGCTATCATTGATTAATATGGAGCCCTCTGTTACCAATGGGTTGGAAATAAATGTTTCCAGTAATATAAATACGTATGCCATAACAAATGGGATGGCTGTTTCTCCACTGTATAATCTACATCATAAAATAAAAGGCGTCTCTGTAGCTCCGTTTGCTAATGTTGGACAGAAATGCAGAGGTCTTCAGATCGGACTTTATAACAGCTGTAAAGACTTCCGTGGAATACAGATTGGAGCGTGGAATGAAAACGGAAAACGGAAATTGCCATTCATCAATTGGAATTTTAAAAAACAAAAAATAAACGTTCAGCCATGA
- a CDS encoding helix-turn-helix transcriptional regulator, with translation MKTLHNGEYFGHTNDIVNLDGLIITDTEYTHPYVDWHYHENAYFTFLLQGNMTEGNKKEIYECSAGTLLYHHWEDPHYNIKPDIFTRGFHIEISQSWFDRFDVQKNEVEGSFNIQDPTLKLLIYKIFKENQARDHTFELAIHQLLLNLFSQFVIRKDKIEKKPVWVEQISEILHECFTEKLSLTELSSTLNIHPIHLSRDFPKYFHCNLGEYLRKLKLNKSLELLPQHTSLTDIAMECGFADQSHFIRCFKENMGITPLKYRSLLRR, from the coding sequence ATGAAGACTTTACATAACGGTGAATATTTTGGTCATACCAATGATATTGTTAATCTTGATGGATTAATAATCACAGATACTGAATATACTCATCCTTATGTAGACTGGCATTATCATGAAAATGCTTATTTTACTTTTTTGCTTCAGGGAAATATGACTGAGGGAAACAAAAAAGAAATTTATGAATGTTCTGCAGGTACATTACTCTACCATCACTGGGAAGATCCGCACTATAATATTAAACCTGATATATTTACACGAGGATTTCACATTGAGATTTCACAAAGCTGGTTTGATCGGTTTGATGTTCAAAAAAATGAAGTTGAAGGTAGTTTTAATATACAGGACCCTACTTTAAAATTATTGATTTATAAAATCTTTAAAGAAAACCAGGCTAGAGATCATACTTTTGAATTGGCTATCCATCAACTTTTGTTAAATCTATTCAGTCAGTTCGTTATCCGGAAAGATAAAATTGAGAAAAAGCCTGTATGGGTTGAACAAATCAGTGAAATTTTGCACGAATGCTTTACAGAAAAATTAAGCCTTACTGAGCTTTCCTCAACACTCAATATCCATCCCATTCACTTAAGCAGAGATTTCCCAAAATACTTTCATTGTAATCTGGGAGAATATCTTAGAAAATTAAAATTGAATAAATCATTAGAACTGCTTCCTCAACACACTTCTTTAACGGATATTGCCATGGAATGCGGATTTGCCGACCAAAGTCATTTCATCCGTTGCTTCAAAGAGAATATGGGCATAACACCCTTAAAATATCGAAGTCTATTAAGAAGATAG
- a CDS encoding serine hydrolase domain-containing protein — protein MKTVLKLIFIFTFYFYQAQTPNIVTPEKIENLIQKKYSGKIIFLDQTISLENLKESHILSSTTLQEDKNLGIQAFFDNSLVNYLHQLEPALTADELLKKGNYQFSFYVDGKMIYKENLNTGAGTTESKKLKTTFRIPLISNNNEDSWGRYLWMRFYLIHDGIDALTSGNHILKIEIRPYLRTTTTIQTGSIIAEGEVNINVPQKNISEQETAVQPIQTNSGWKISKEKLNGEIIRNLNKKIAEERFKNITGIVVIKNGKLLLEEYFNHSGRDSLQDTRSVGKSFSSALMGIAIKENHIKDEDQNLKTFYAIEQFKNYSPKKDSVTIKSLLTMSSGFDGNDEDSESPGNEENMYPTEDWVKFALDVPMTDNTIGKKWNYFTAGVVITGDILDKTVPKGLENYADKKLFQPLGITHYKWQFTPQNKPSLAGGLRMRALDFAKFGQLYKNNGVWNGKTVLDKIWIQKTFTNYFSGSLDFEGYGYLFWRKVYKVGNQSFEAYQSSGNGGNKIIIFTHIPVVIVITATAYNKPYGHSQADKIVEQYLLPAIK, from the coding sequence ATGAAAACTGTATTAAAGCTGATCTTTATTTTCACATTTTATTTTTATCAGGCACAAACCCCAAATATTGTCACTCCTGAGAAAATTGAAAATCTGATTCAGAAGAAATATTCCGGAAAAATTATATTTCTAGACCAAACGATCAGTCTTGAAAATTTAAAAGAATCCCATATCCTCTCCTCCACTACTCTGCAGGAAGATAAAAACCTTGGTATTCAAGCTTTCTTTGATAATTCTCTTGTAAATTATCTGCACCAGCTTGAGCCAGCCCTCACAGCTGATGAATTACTTAAAAAAGGAAATTATCAGTTCTCATTTTACGTGGACGGAAAAATGATTTACAAAGAAAACCTGAATACGGGAGCAGGTACTACAGAAAGTAAGAAACTAAAAACGACTTTCAGAATTCCTCTCATCAGCAACAACAATGAGGATTCATGGGGAAGATATTTATGGATGCGTTTTTACTTAATCCATGACGGCATTGATGCTTTGACAAGCGGAAATCATATTCTAAAAATTGAAATCCGTCCTTACCTGAGAACAACAACAACAATACAGACAGGATCTATTATTGCAGAAGGAGAAGTAAATATCAATGTTCCACAAAAGAATATTTCAGAGCAAGAGACCGCTGTGCAGCCTATCCAAACTAACAGTGGATGGAAGATTTCCAAAGAAAAACTCAACGGTGAAATCATTCGAAATTTAAACAAAAAAATAGCTGAAGAAAGGTTCAAAAATATCACTGGTATTGTGGTCATAAAAAATGGAAAGCTCTTATTAGAAGAATATTTTAATCATTCAGGAAGAGATTCTTTACAGGATACAAGATCCGTAGGTAAATCTTTTTCTTCAGCTTTGATGGGAATTGCCATAAAAGAAAACCATATAAAAGACGAGGATCAAAATTTAAAAACATTTTATGCCATAGAACAATTTAAAAACTATTCTCCTAAAAAAGACAGTGTCACGATCAAAAGTTTATTAACGATGAGTTCCGGTTTTGATGGGAATGATGAGGATAGTGAATCTCCCGGTAATGAAGAAAACATGTATCCTACTGAAGATTGGGTAAAATTTGCACTCGATGTACCTATGACAGACAATACAATTGGAAAAAAGTGGAATTACTTTACTGCCGGTGTTGTCATAACCGGAGATATTTTAGATAAGACTGTACCAAAAGGATTGGAAAATTATGCTGATAAAAAATTATTCCAGCCCCTCGGAATCACTCATTACAAATGGCAATTTACTCCTCAAAATAAGCCTTCCTTAGCCGGAGGATTAAGGATGAGAGCCTTAGATTTCGCAAAATTTGGCCAACTTTACAAAAATAATGGAGTGTGGAATGGAAAAACAGTGTTAGATAAAATCTGGATTCAAAAAACGTTCACTAATTATTTCTCCGGCTCCTTAGATTTTGAAGGCTATGGATATTTATTCTGGAGAAAAGTGTATAAAGTAGGAAATCAAAGTTTTGAAGCTTATCAGTCCAGTGGAAATGGCGGCAATAAAATTATTATATTCACCCATATTCCTGTAGTAATAGTAATTACTGCAACCGCTTACAATAAGCCATATGGCCATTCACAAGCAGACAAGATAGTAGAGCAATATCTTCTGCCTGCTATTAAATAA
- a CDS encoding SDR family oxidoreductase: METKKVWFVTGASKGLGFELVKKLLSEGFRVAATSRTVESLISSFGKSSENFLPLSVNIKDNNDIKSVISKTVEYFGQIDVIVNNAGYGQIGTLEELTDEEARENYAVNVFGTLNVIRNVLPYLREQKSGNIFNISSVGGYSANFPGWGIYCSTKFAVAGFTEALAEEVKDFGIHATVVYPGYFRTDFLTKDSVKTPANPIQAYEAARLSEQAHLHEINGNQPNDPEKAADVLIQISKEKNPPVHLLLGVGTREFLNQKIDILTKDAEKWEKLTVSTAI; encoded by the coding sequence ATGGAAACAAAAAAAGTATGGTTTGTGACAGGAGCTTCAAAAGGTTTAGGATTCGAATTAGTTAAAAAATTATTATCCGAAGGGTTCAGGGTAGCTGCAACAAGCCGTACTGTTGAATCTCTAATTTCTTCCTTTGGAAAATCCTCCGAAAACTTCCTGCCGCTCAGCGTCAACATTAAAGACAATAATGACATAAAATCTGTTATTTCAAAAACGGTAGAGTATTTTGGACAAATTGATGTGATTGTCAACAATGCCGGCTATGGACAAATCGGAACTTTGGAAGAGCTTACAGATGAAGAAGCCAGAGAAAATTATGCCGTGAATGTTTTCGGAACATTAAATGTGATCAGAAATGTTCTTCCCTATCTCCGTGAACAAAAATCAGGAAACATCTTCAATATATCTTCTGTTGGTGGATATTCAGCAAATTTTCCGGGATGGGGTATTTACTGTTCAACAAAATTTGCGGTTGCTGGATTTACAGAAGCTTTGGCTGAAGAAGTAAAAGACTTTGGAATTCATGCCACCGTTGTTTATCCGGGTTATTTCCGTACAGACTTTTTAACAAAAGATTCCGTGAAGACTCCGGCAAACCCTATTCAGGCTTATGAAGCAGCCAGACTTTCCGAGCAGGCCCATCTTCATGAAATCAATGGTAATCAGCCTAATGATCCGGAAAAAGCGGCAGACGTGCTGATCCAGATCAGTAAAGAGAAAAATCCGCCAGTACATTTATTATTGGGAGTTGGGACAAGAGAATTTTTGAATCAAAAAATTGATATTTTAACGAAAGATGCCGAAAAATGGGAAAAACTGACCGTTTCAACCGCAATCTGA
- a CDS encoding helix-turn-helix domain-containing protein, with product MKQFLRFNSISDFHIFCNLPKPEHSLVSLIDYSKVHYTVDEDELRWIQDFYSIGLKKNVNPRFNYGQEPYDFDSGVLCFVSPQQVLRLEIKQNVEVEPTGFLLLIHPDFLWNTSLTRKIKSCDFFSYQVKEALFLSDREETIIVDIFKNIEREYQSNIDKFTQELIVAQIEILLIYSERFYERQFLTRKKSSHELLHKFEEILSKYFKNGNLLENRIPSVKTIAEQMNISPNYLGTLLRIHTQQNTQQHIQNKIIDLAKERLSTTSLSVSEIAYELGFEHPQSFSKLFKQKTMQSPGEFRKLFN from the coding sequence ATGAAACAGTTCCTTCGTTTTAACTCCATCTCAGATTTTCATATTTTCTGCAATCTTCCAAAGCCTGAGCATTCGCTGGTAAGTCTCATAGATTACAGTAAAGTACATTATACGGTAGATGAAGATGAATTAAGATGGATTCAGGATTTCTATTCGATTGGTTTGAAAAAAAATGTCAATCCGAGATTTAACTATGGACAGGAACCATATGATTTTGATTCAGGAGTGCTATGTTTTGTATCTCCACAGCAGGTTTTAAGACTGGAAATAAAACAGAATGTTGAAGTAGAACCTACCGGTTTTTTATTACTTATTCACCCTGATTTTTTGTGGAATACTTCATTAACGAGAAAAATAAAATCTTGCGATTTCTTCAGCTATCAGGTAAAAGAAGCACTTTTTCTTTCTGACAGAGAGGAAACAATTATTGTGGATATCTTTAAAAATATTGAACGCGAATATCAGTCGAACATTGATAAATTCACTCAGGAACTTATTGTTGCACAGATTGAGATATTGCTGATTTACTCCGAGCGTTTCTATGAACGTCAGTTTTTAACCCGAAAAAAATCGAGCCATGAATTACTTCATAAGTTTGAAGAAATTCTTTCCAAGTATTTTAAAAACGGAAATCTTCTGGAAAATAGAATTCCATCTGTAAAAACCATTGCTGAACAAATGAATATTTCCCCCAATTATCTTGGGACATTACTACGCATTCATACACAACAAAATACGCAACAGCATATTCAGAATAAAATCATTGACCTGGCTAAGGAACGTTTGAGTACCACAAGTTTATCTGTAAGCGAAATTGCTTATGAACTGGGATTTGAACACCCACAGTCTTTCAGTAAACTCTTCAAACAAAAGACAATGCAATCGCCTGGAGAATTTAGAAAATTGTTTAATTAA
- the rimM gene encoding ribosome maturation factor RimM (Essential for efficient processing of 16S rRNA) has product MRKEDCYLLGKITRRHGLAGNVILKLDTDQPELYNKLESIFVEINGLLVPFFIEKSSWSKFDALNLAFKNSSEAMVDQALGKSVYLPLASLPKLTGKQFYYHEIIGFEIFDENDNNCGVIRSVNDQTAQVYFITNLDGKEVVIPMIKDWILDVDREERTIKMQLPEGLIDVFLVPSKKDE; this is encoded by the coding sequence ATGCGTAAAGAAGATTGCTATTTGTTGGGGAAAATCACACGCAGACACGGACTTGCGGGTAACGTTATTCTTAAATTGGATACCGACCAACCCGAGCTTTACAATAAATTGGAATCAATATTCGTTGAAATCAACGGATTATTGGTTCCTTTTTTTATTGAAAAATCATCATGGAGCAAATTTGATGCTCTGAACCTTGCATTCAAAAACTCTTCTGAAGCAATGGTAGACCAGGCTTTAGGTAAAAGTGTTTACCTTCCGCTGGCTTCTCTTCCAAAACTTACAGGTAAGCAATTCTATTACCACGAAATCATCGGATTTGAAATTTTTGATGAAAATGACAACAACTGTGGAGTGATCAGATCCGTAAACGATCAGACGGCACAGGTGTATTTCATCACCAATTTGGATGGAAAAGAAGTAGTTATTCCTATGATCAAAGACTGGATTCTTGACGTTGACAGAGAAGAAAGAACAATCAAAATGCAGCTTCCTGAAGGTCTTATTGACGTTTTTCTGGTTCCTTCGAAGAAAGACGAGTAA
- a CDS encoding 30S ribosomal protein S16, whose product MSVKIRLQRHGKKGKPFFHIVVADSRARRDGRFIEKLGTYNPITNPATIELNVDSAVQWLNNGAQPTDTARAILSYKGALYKKHLQGGVAKGAFDEAEAEKRFSAWVDAKESKVQGKVDGLATAKADAKKAALDAEVKVNEARVAAAAQADADAKAAEEAANAPAEEVATEGEAAAETEENTEA is encoded by the coding sequence ATGTCAGTAAAAATCAGATTACAAAGACACGGTAAAAAAGGAAAACCTTTCTTCCATATCGTGGTTGCAGATTCTAGAGCTAGAAGAGATGGTAGATTCATCGAAAAACTAGGAACTTACAACCCAATTACTAACCCAGCAACTATCGAGTTGAACGTTGATTCTGCTGTACAGTGGTTAAACAACGGTGCTCAGCCTACTGATACTGCTAGAGCTATTTTATCTTACAAAGGTGCTCTTTACAAAAAACACTTACAAGGTGGTGTTGCTAAAGGTGCTTTTGATGAAGCTGAAGCTGAAAAAAGATTTAGCGCTTGGGTAGATGCTAAAGAATCTAAAGTACAAGGTAAAGTTGACGGTTTAGCTACTGCTAAAGCTGATGCTAAGAAAGCGGCTTTAGATGCTGAAGTAAAAGTAAACGAAGCTAGAGTTGCTGCTGCTGCACAAGCTGATGCTGATGCTAAAGCTGCTGAAGAAGCTGCAAATGCACCTGCTGAAGAAGTTGCTACAGAAGGAGAAGCTGCTGCTGAAACTGAAGAAAACACTGAAGCTTAA
- a CDS encoding nitroreductase yields the protein MNKAEILKEIIEQRRSIFPKDYTDAEISQDIIDEILHSATLAPNHKRTKPWRFKIFKGEEKAKLASEMQAIYKATQPEQLFLEKKYNDIGFKINKANVVVSIVVNFSGMVPEWEEIAATSMAVQNMYLSCTANNMGCYWSSPKIVDHLKESLTIEENQKCLGLFYMGNLN from the coding sequence ATGAATAAAGCAGAAATTTTAAAAGAAATCATAGAACAAAGAAGAAGTATTTTCCCGAAGGACTATACTGATGCAGAAATTTCTCAGGACATTATTGATGAAATTTTACATTCCGCGACTTTGGCTCCCAATCATAAGCGTACAAAACCTTGGCGTTTCAAGATATTCAAAGGTGAAGAAAAAGCAAAATTAGCTTCAGAAATGCAGGCTATTTATAAAGCGACTCAGCCTGAACAATTATTCCTGGAGAAAAAATATAATGACATAGGGTTTAAAATCAATAAAGCCAATGTGGTAGTGTCTATTGTTGTGAATTTCAGTGGAATGGTTCCGGAATGGGAAGAAATTGCGGCTACTTCAATGGCTGTACAAAATATGTATCTAAGCTGCACAGCAAACAATATGGGTTGCTACTGGAGTTCTCCTAAAATTGTAGATCATTTGAAAGAGTCTTTGACGATAGAGGAGAATCAGAAATGTCTTGGGCTTTTCTATATGGGGAACCTGAATTAA
- a CDS encoding SRPBCC family protein — MKTLLKFIGIIILLVIVYAVIAMLAFSKDYHYEKSVVINAPKEKVWQYVGSLKGYNMWDPFSKEIKNIKITYSGEGNKMGDSYHWKGDDSEGEQSIMETIPNEKLGTQLHFIKPFEGNAKSALVLTPDGNGTKVTWMIDNELNTMMKIMKPMMDSNMDKMFGQGLNDLKKLSEK, encoded by the coding sequence ATGAAAACACTCTTAAAATTTATCGGCATTATCATTTTGCTGGTTATCGTATATGCTGTTATTGCCATGTTGGCCTTCAGTAAAGATTATCACTACGAAAAATCCGTTGTCATTAATGCACCTAAAGAAAAGGTATGGCAGTATGTAGGTTCTCTGAAAGGATATAATATGTGGGATCCTTTTTCAAAAGAAATAAAGAACATTAAGATTACGTATTCCGGAGAAGGAAATAAAATGGGAGATTCTTATCACTGGAAAGGAGATGACAGTGAAGGGGAACAATCTATTATGGAAACAATACCTAATGAGAAACTGGGGACTCAACTTCATTTTATAAAACCTTTTGAAGGAAATGCTAAGAGTGCTCTTGTATTAACTCCTGATGGAAATGGAACCAAAGTGACCTGGATGATTGATAATGAATTGAATACCATGATGAAGATTATGAAGCCTATGATGGACAGCAATATGGATAAAATGTTCGGGCAGGGACTGAATGACCTGAAGAAATTATCAGAAAAATAA